The Deltaproteobacteria bacterium genomic sequence GACGCCTGGGGGCGGGTCGCCTACCAGAACGTCCGCATCCCGGTGAACCCCGAGCTGCTCAAGGAGATCGCGGCGGCCACCGGCGGCAGCTACTACCGGGCCACCGACAAGAAGTCCCTGGAGGAGAACTTCCAGGCCATCCTCGACGACCTCGAGAAGAGCAAGCTGATGGAGGGCGGGGTGTACGTGAACTACACCGAGGTCTTCCCCCTCCTGGCCCTGCCGGCGGTGCTCCTGCTCTTCTTCTCCTACCTCCTCGCGGCCACCCGGCTGCGCACCTTCCCCTAGACGACCATGCTCGACGGCTGGACCTTCACCCTGCTGGGCTACAAGGCGCGCCTGCTCCACCCGGAGTACGGCCTGCTGCTGGCCGCCGTCGTCTTCGGCGGCATCGCCCTCTTCCTGGCGGCGGTGGGCCACGCCGCGCGGGTGCGGCGGATCATCCCGACGCGCCTGATGCCCAGGGTGCTGCCCGGCTACTCCCCGGCCCGGCGCTACCTGCGCCTGGGCTCCGGGCTCTTCTCCGGGGTGCTGATCTCCCTGGCCCTCATGCAGCCGCAGTGCGGCAGCGGCAGCGAGCTGGCCCGCAAGGTGGGCATCGACGTGGTGGTGGCCCTCGACGTCTCCCGCTCGATGCTCGCCCGGGACGTGAAGCCCTCCCGCCTCGACCGGGCCCGGCTGGAGCTCACCGACCTCATCGACCACCTCGACGGGGATCGCTTCGGCCTGGTGATCTTCGCCGGCACGGCCTTCGTGCAGTGCCCGATGACCACGGACTACGCCGCGGCCAAGCTCTTCCTCCGGGCGGTGGACGCCTCCCAGATGCCCACCCAGGGCACCAACCTCTCGGCGGCCCTCGGCGCGGCGGCCCAGCTCCTCTCCTCCCGGGAGGGGGCGAGGGGGAAGGTGGTGATCCTCCTGACCGACGGCGAGGACCACAGCGGCCGGGCCCTGGAGGCGGCGAAGACGCTGGCGGAGACGGGCGCGCGGATCTTCACGGTGGGCATCGGCTCGCCCGGCGGCGAGCCCATCCCCATCGTCTCCAAGCACGGCGATATCATCGGCTACAAGAAGGACGACGCCGGCAACACGATCCTCTCCCGCCTGGACGAGGAGGGGCTGAAGGCGCTGGCCGAGGCCGGCAAGGGGGTCTATGTCGCGGCGGGGACGGCCGGCGCGGGCATCGACCAGGTCATCGAGCGGATGGAGGAGATGGAGAAGACCGAGTTCGAGGCGCGGCTGACGACCCGCTACGAGGATCAGAGCGCCGTCTTCCTGGTGCCGGCGTTCCTCTTCCTCGTCCTCTCCATGATCATCCGCCCGGGCAGCCGCCCGCGGCCGCCGGTGGCCGCTCGCGGCGGGCAGGCCGCGAAGCCGGCGGCGAGGGGGGCGAAGGCCGCCGCGCTGCTGCCCTTCCTCCTGCTGGCGTCGGCGCCGCTCCTCGGCGGCTGGCGCCTCCTCGAGTCGGAGGACCCCGCGGTGGAGGCCGGCAACCAGGCCTACGCCCGGGGCGACTACGACGACGCGGTGAAGGCCTACGACGACGCCCTCGGCCGGCTCTCCCGCCCCGAGGAGGGCGAGGCGCGGGCGCGGGTGCAGTTCAACAAGGGCACGGCGCTGGCGGCCAAGGGGGAGATGGACTCGGCCCGCAAGGAGCTGCAGGCGGCCCTCGCCGGCGCCGACGACGGCCTGAAGGCCACCGACTTCTACAACCTCGGCACGGGGCTGCTCACCACCGGTGATCCGAAGGGGGCCGCCGACGCCTTCATCCGCAGCCTGCAGATCGATCCGGCCAACGCCGCCGCCCGGCACAACCTCGAGCTCGCGCTGCGCGCCCTGAAAAAGGAGGAGCAGCCGCCCGAGAAGCAAGACGAGTCCTCCGACCAGAAGGAGCAGCAAGAGAGCGAGCAGTCCCAGGACGAGTCCGACCAGCAGCAGGAGAAGGAGCAGGCCGAGCAGAAGGAGGAGCAGGAGGGCGAGGGCCAGGAGCAGCAGGACGAGCAGGACTCGCAGGGGGAGCAGCAGGACGAGTCCGAGGGCCAGTCGAAGGAGCAGGAGCAGGACGCCGAGCAAGAGGGCCAGGACGACCAGAGCCGGGAGCAGCAGGAAGGCGAGCAGGGCGACCAGCAGCAGCAAGAGCAGCAGGGGGAGGGCGAGCAGCAGGAGAAGGGCCAGCCCGAGCAGGGCGGCGGTCAGGAGGAGAGCGCCCGCCAGCAGCAGCAGGAGGAGCAGCAGGGCGAGAGCCCGCGCCCCGACCCCGAGGAGCAGGAGGGGGAGCCCATGGAGGTGAAGGAGGCCCAGGCCGGCGAGGAGGGGGGCGACCAGAAGGCGCCGGCGAAGGGGGCCATCGCCTCCGAGGAGGCCGAGCGGATCCTCGACGCTCTCTCCCGGGGCGAGAAGCCCCTCCAGATGCAGCTCTTCCGGGTCGGCGAGTACGAGGAAGAGGAGCCCCTGCCCGGGGGGAAGGACTGGTGATGCGGCGCCTGCTCACGAGCCTGCTCTCGGGCGTGATCGTCGCCGGGCTGCTCTGGCCCGGCCTCGCCGAGGCGAAGGGCGCGTCCTTCTCGGCCAGCGTGAGCCGGGACAAGCTCGAGGTGGGCGAGACCCTCACCCTCGAGGTCACCCTCACCGTCGAGGATCGCAACAAGATCTCGCAGATCACCCTGCCGGGCCACGAGGGCTTCGAGCGGATCTCCTCGACCAAGTCGAGCCAGATGAGCTTCAGCTTCGGCTCCGGCGGACAGAGCCTGCAGCAGACCGAGGTCCACACCCTGGTGCTGCGGCCGACGAAGACCGGCGCGCTCACGATCACCCCGGGGGTGCTCGTCTACGACGGCAAGACCTACAACACCCGCTCCCTGGTGGTGACCGTGCTGAAGGTGGGGCAGGGGCCGAAGCCACCGGCGCAGCCCCCGGGCGGCGGCGCCAGCCCCTTCGGGCCGGGCTTCGGCGGCGGCGGGAGCGGCCAGCCCGACCCCTACGATCCCTTCGCGGGATTCAACCCCTTCGACATGCTCCGGGGGGGAGGCGTCGCGGCAGGCGACGACGACATCGTCCTGCGGGCCACCGTGGACAAGAAGAAGGTGCTCCTCGGGGAGCAGATCACCTTCTACGTGCAGGTGCTGACCCGCTTCGACATCGCGGACTTCCCCACCTTCAACCTGCCCAAGCTCGACGGGTTCTGGGTCGAGGACCTCGCGAGCCCCAAGCGGATCACGCCCACCGTGAAGTACATCAAGGGCGTCCCCTACCGCTCGTACCTCATCCGCCGCAAGGCGCTCTTCCCGGTGCAGACCGGCAAGGTGACCATCGACCCGGTGGAGGTGGAGATCGCCACCGGCCTCGGCTTCCTGCGCAGCGGCCGGACGGTGACCCGCCGCTCGAAGCCCATCGAGATCGAGGTGCTGCCCCTCCCCACCGAGGGCCGCCCCGAGGGCTTCCCCTCGATGAACGTCGGGGAGTGGAGCTTCGACGCCTCGGCCTCCGCCGACCGGGTCCCCCTCGGCCAGACCCTCACCCTGCGGCTGCGGGCCAGCGGCGAGGGCAACCTCGACTCCCTGGTGCTGCCCACCCTGGAGGAGGTCGACGGCTTCAAGGTCTACGAGCCCACCGAGAAGGTGACGCCGAAGATCCAGGGCACGCGCTTCGGCGGCACCAAGGTCTCCGAGGTGGTGCTGGTGCCGCAGCGCAGCGGCACCCTGCGCATCCCCCGCCTCTCGCTGGCCCACTTCGATCCCGAGCGGGGGCAGTACTTCGTGCGCCGCAGCGATCCCATCGAGATCGAGGTGAGCGCCGGCGCCGGGGGTCAGGCGGCCCTGGCCGGCGGAGCCGCCGCCGGGAACGGCGCCCCCAAGGGGCCCACCAACCTCCTCGACCCCGAGGGCCTGCGCACCATCCGCTACTCCTCCGATCTGCGGCGCGTCCAGCCCGAGCCCTGGCACGGGCCGGTCTTCGCCTGGGTGCTCGCGCTGCCCCTCGGGCTCTTCCTGGCCTTCCTCCTGGGCGATCGCGTCCGGGACCACCTCCAGCGCCGCGCCGGGGCGGACCCGGGGCGCAAGGCCCAGGGGCTGGCCCGCGCCAAGCTGAAGGCCGCCCGCAAGCTCCGGAAGAAGGGGGCCTGGGGTGAGGCCTTCGCCGAGACCGAGCGGGCGCTCCTCGACTACGTCGCGGAGAAGAGCCGCATCCCCGCCCGCGGCATGCCCCGCCCCGAGCTCTCCTCGCGGCTGCTGGAGCTGGGCTTCGAGCCCGAGGCGGTCGACGCCCTCTGCACCGTCCTCGAGCGCGCCGAGACGGCCCGCTACTCGCCTGGCGAGCCCACCGCCGAGCAGGTGGACAGCCTGCTGGAGAAGGCCGCCGAGGTGCTGGCGGCCCTCGCCGACGGCCCCTCGGGGGAGGTGGCGCGATGACCCTCCGGAATCGGGCCGCGCTCGCGGCGCCGCTCGCCGCTGCCCTCCTGGCGGTCCAGCCCCTGGCGTGGGCACAGGGCGAGGCGCCGGCCGAGGCCCCGGGCGGCGGGGCGGCGGCGGCCACCTCTCCCCGGACACCGGCCGAGGCCGAGCTGCTCTTCCGGCGCGCCAACGACACCTTCCTCTCCGGCGCTCCGGCGGAGGCCGCCCGCCTCTACACCCTGCTGGTCGAGGCGGGCTTCGGCAGCGCCGACGTGCACTACAACCTCGGCACCGCCGCCCTGAAGGCGGGGGATCTGGGGGTCGCCGTCCTGGCCTTCGAGCGGGCGCTGCGGGCGGACCCGGGGCACGAGGACGCCCGGGCCAACCTGGAGGCGGCGCTGGAGCGGAACGTCGACGAGGTGGTGGGCGCCGACGAGGGGCCGCCCTTCTTCGAGCGCCTGGCCCGGCGCCTGCCGGTGGCGCCCATCGCCTGGGGCTTCGCCGGGGCCTGGGTGCTCCTCTTCGGCGGGCTGCTCCTGCGGCGCCTCCAGCGGCTGCGCGGCCTGGCCACCACCGCCGCCGTCCTGGGGGGGGTGGCCTCCCTCCTCCTGGGCGCGGCGCTGGCCGATCTCTACTGGTACCGCGAGACCGTGCACCGGGCGGTGGTCACCGCGCCCGCGGTGAGCGTGCGCAAGGGGCCGGCGCCCCGCTTCGAGACGGCCTTCGAGATCCACCAGGGGCTGGTGGTGCGCGCGCTGGAGGCCGACGGCCCCTACCTGCGGGTGCAGCTGGCCAACGGCCTCGAGGGCTGGGTGCGACGAACGGACGTGGAGCCCATCGGCCGTGCGGGGTTACACTCTCCCTAGTATGGACACCGAGAGCTACCGGATCCTCCTGGTGGAGGACGAGCCTGTGATCCAGGAGCTGGTCTCCAGCATGCTGGGGGGCGAGATCCGCGGTCGCAACGTCGAGCTGAGGGTCGTGGCGAACGGCGCCGAGGCCGTACCGGCGGCGAAGCGGATGCTGCCCGACCTGGTCCTGCTGGACATCGTCCTCCCGAGCCTGGACGGCATCGCGGTCTGCCGCCTGATCAATGCCGATCCCGCCCTGGGCCACACCCGGGTCTGCATGCTCACCGCCAGGGCGAGCGCCCGCGATCACCAGGACGCCGAGGCCGCCGGCGCCGACGCCTACGTCGAGAAGCCCTTCAAGGGGATGGATCTGATCGAGCTGGTGGAGAACCTCCTCACCGGCGAGGCCTTCCGCTGACCGGCTGAGGGGAGGCCTCCCCGGGTCTGAGGCTTCGACTCCCCAGCCGGACCCCACCCCCGGACGCCCGGTGCGCCGCAGCGCCCGCGGATCGCGCGCTCGGACGCCTCGCGGCGCTTGGCCCGCTTGTTGAAAGAGCCTGGGGTGCGAAGCGGCCGCCAGCCCCCATCGGGGGAGGGTGGGCGGTTCGAAGAGTCAAACAGATCGAGCCGGGGTAGCCCGCGACCCGCCCCGGATCAACCTGGCCGCCTCTGCATGGTGCAGGGGCGGTTCTTTTTTACGGGGGTGCCGCGCACCCCCGCCCCGCCGGGTCCCTACTCCCGTACGAATCGTCAACCAGCGCCGATCCGGTACTGCAGGCGGCGCAGGAGGGAGACGATCATCCCCCCCTCCCGCTGGTTGGGGTGGCCGTGGAGCAGCACCCGCTCCAGCTCGTTCAGGATGCGGTCGGGGCTCTGGGGATCGAGGAAGTCGACCTCCAGCAGGAGGGCCCGGGCCTCGGTGCGGATGCGCTCGAGGACCCGGGGGTCGAGGGGCTCGGTCCCGGCCTCGCTCGCCTCCGGCGGAGGGGCGGGGGCCTCGGCCTCCGCCCGCAGGCGGGCCAGCTCCCAGCCGTGGAGGAGCACGGCCTGGGCCAGGTTGAGGGCGGGCGCGGCCTCGTGGGTCTCGATCCGGGAGACCAGGTGCGCCTTGCGGATCGCCCAGCCGGGCAGCCCGCTGCTCTCGTTGCCGAAGAGGAGGGCGACGCGCTCACCCGCGGCCTGCTGCTCGAGGATGTAGCGGGCCGCCTCGGTGGGGCCGACGCTGCGATCCCCGTGGCGCACGCGGGCGGTGGTCGCCACCACCCGGCTGAAGTTGCCCCAGGCCTCCTCGAGGGCCGGCGAGACCATGGCCTGCTCCAGGACCTCGGCGGCGCCGGCGGCCACCCGCCGGGCGTGGGCCAGGTCGAAGCCGGAGGGGTCGGCCAGCAGGATCCGGGTGAGGCCGAAGTTGGCGCAGGCGCGGGCGGCCGAGCCCACGTTCACCGGCGAGCGCGTCTGGTGGAGGACCACCGTGACCGAGCCGGCGGGGAAGCTCAAAAGCTCACTTCCCGGACGGCCTCGCTGCGCCGCGGCAGGAGGGCCTCGACGGCGGCGCCGACGATCATCGAGAGGCCCGCCCCGAGGAGGACGCCGCCGGGCCAGCGCCGCCCCTCCTGCTCGGTGGCCAGCATCAGCACCCCCGCGCCTCCGACCAGGAGGCCCGAGCCGGAGAGGACCCCGGTGGTGGTCCAGGAGCGGGGGCGGGTGTGGACCACCCGCTCGGTGGCCCCCCGGACGGCCTCCCGCGGGAAGATGGCGACCAGGTCGGCGTAGGTCTTCTTCTCCAGGGCCAGGTCGCCCTCGGGGGCCCCCTTGAGCTCCCGGGCGGTGACCACCCGCAGGGGCAGGTGCAGCTGGCCCTCCTTCTCCTCGAGCTGATCGAGGCTGCCGGGGAAGGACATCAGCCCCCGGTCGTCGACGACGTCGATCCAGCCGCGATCGCAGGGGCGGCAGAGGAGGGTGAGGGAGCCGCTGCTCGCCCGGCGCACCTCCACCTCGGGGGCCTCGCTGATGCCGGTGGCCGGGGAGACCAGCCGCGCCCGGGCCTCGGAGGGGCCGGCGGCCGGGGGGGCCAGCCACTTCGCGGGATCGGCGTCCGGGGGTGGGACCGCCAGCCCCACCCGGGTGGGATCGTCGAGCTTCAGCTCGGTGATCGCGCTGCGGGTCGCGCAGCCGGTCGCGAGGAGGAGGGACAGGGCGAGCAGGGGCAGGGTGCGTCGGGTCTTCACGATGGGAGGTTCTACACCCTTTCGAGGGCTTCGAACGACACCCCTGCCCCGGGAATCCCGATCGGCCCCGAATGGAATCTCCCGGTCGACGGTTCGTCCCACCGGGCGCACCTTCCCTCCGCTCCCCTTCGCATCCGGCGCCGCTCGTGATCTCCTACGGCCTCCCATGACCTCGATCCTCCTCGCCCTGCTCGCCCTGAACCCCTCCGCCGACCTGGCCGCAGGCAAGGCCGCCCTGCGCGCCAAGGATCCGGACGCCGCGAAGGCCGCCCTGCAGCGCTGCGTCACGGCCGCCCCCGAGAGCGTCGACTGCCACTGGGAGCTGGGCTGGGCCCACTGGCTCTCCCGGGACTGGGACGCCACCGTCGAGAGCTGGGAGGTGGTCGAGCGCCTGGCGCCGGACCACCCGGAGCTCGAGCGCTACCTGGGCGAGGCCCGCGGCCAGCAGAAGCTCCGCGCCGAGCTGAAGGCCGAGGAGGCCGCCGCGCCCACCCTGCCACCGGCCGCCGCCGCGCCGGGCGGGCCGGCCGCCGGGGCCCTCGACTCGCCCCTGCCGATGAAGCTGCGCCTGCGGGCGGTGGGGGACGTCATGCTCGGCACCGACTTCCCGGCGGGTCACCTCCCCCCCGAGGACGGGGCCCGGATGCTCACGGCCGTCGAGGCCCTGATGCGCGACGCGGACCTCACCTTCATCAACCTCGAGGGCCCCCTCTGCGACTCGGGCGAGACCCGGAAGTGCGCCAAGGGGGGCAACTGCTACGCCTTCCGGACCCCCACCCGCTACGGCAAGTTCCTGAAGGCCGCCGGCGCCGACCTGGCCTCGACGGCCAACAACCACAGCGGGGACTTCGGGGAGGAGTGCCGCCGCGAGACCGAGGCCACCCTCGACGGGCTGGGCATCGCCTGGTCGGGGCCGCCGGGGAGCATCGCCACCGCCGACGCCGGGGGCCTGCGGGTGGCGATGATCGCCTTCCACACCTCGGGCGCGACCAACAACGTGAACGATCACCAGACAGCCCAGGCGCTGGTGAAGCGAGCCCAGCGCGGCCACGATCTGGTGATCGTCTCCTTCCACGGCGGGGCCGAGGGCAAGAAGGCGCTCCACGTCCCCGAGGGTGGGGAGAGCTTCTACGGAGAGAACCGCGGTGACCTGCGCAAGTTCGCCCGGGCGGTGATCGACGCCGGCGCCGATCTGGTCCTCGGGCACGGGCCGCACGTGCCCCGGGGGATGGAGCTCTACCAGGACCGCCTCATCGCCTACTCCCTGGGCAACTTCGCCACCTACGGTCGCTTCAACCTGTCGGGGCCCCTGGCGCTGGGCTACGTCCTGGAGGTCGAGCTGGCCTCGGACGGCCGCTTCGAGGGCGGCCGGATCTTCTCGACCCGCCAGGAGGGCAAGGGCGTGCCCGTCCTCGACGAGCACGGCGAGGCCGCCCAGCTGATCCGCAAGCTCTCCCGGGAGGACTTCGGCGAGCGCGGCGTGCGAGTGGCCAAGGACGGCCGGATCCTGAGGCCCGCAGGATGAGGGCCGCATCGTCGCTGTCGATCGGAGGCCTGCTCCTCTTCGCCGGGTTCGCGCTGGCCCGCCCGCCCGAGGCCCGGGCCGCCGACCCGGCCGACCCGGCCGATCCCCACGCGCCCACGCCGAGCGAGGCCATCGCCGCGGCGAAGGCGGGCGGTCCCGCCCGGCTCGTGCCCGGCGGCGAGGCCGTCGACGGCGTGAAGAGGGACGAGGTGCGGGTGGTCCGCCCCGGGGAGGAGATCGACGAGGGCGATCTGGTCGTCGACGAGCGGGGGAGGGCAACCCTGGCCGTGGTGCGCCGTCGAGGGGAGGGCGAGGAGATCATCGTCCTCCGCACCCGCACCCCCGAGGGGAAGTTCGCTCCCACCGAGGTCGTCAGCCCCAAGGCGACGAAGGGCCAGCGGGCCTGGCACCCGCGCCTGGCCACCGGGCCGGAGGGGGCCGTCTGGCTCACCTGGTGCGGGATCGCGAAGGCCGAGCGGGGCAAGCACCGGCGTGAGGTCTACCTGCGCCGCATCGCCCCGAACCGGGCGAGGCCTCGCATCACCGTCTCGACCGGCCTGGAGGCCAGCGACGATCGTCACTGCGATCCGGTGATCGCCGTGGATGGAGAGGGCGGCCCGGTGGTGGCCTGGGAGGCCGGCGAGCGCATCGCCTGGCGGCGCTACGACGAGCAGGGCAAGGCGCGGGGCCCGGCGAGCTTCGCCTCCGCGGGCCCCCTCGACCGCCGGCCCTCCCTCCTGGTCCGCGGCGACGAGGTCCTGCTGGCCTGGGACCGCTGGGTCGATCACCGCGACCTGCGCTCCCGGGATCCCACCTACGAGATCTGGCTGCGGCGCGGTGAGGCCGCGCCGGAGCAGCTCCTGGC encodes the following:
- a CDS encoding CapA family protein, with the translated sequence MTSILLALLALNPSADLAAGKAALRAKDPDAAKAALQRCVTAAPESVDCHWELGWAHWLSRDWDATVESWEVVERLAPDHPELERYLGEARGQQKLRAELKAEEAAAPTLPPAAAAPGGPAAGALDSPLPMKLRLRAVGDVMLGTDFPAGHLPPEDGARMLTAVEALMRDADLTFINLEGPLCDSGETRKCAKGGNCYAFRTPTRYGKFLKAAGADLASTANNHSGDFGEECRRETEATLDGLGIAWSGPPGSIATADAGGLRVAMIAFHTSGATNNVNDHQTAQALVKRAQRGHDLVIVSFHGGAEGKKALHVPEGGESFYGENRGDLRKFARAVIDAGADLVLGHGPHVPRGMELYQDRLIAYSLGNFATYGRFNLSGPLALGYVLEVELASDGRFEGGRIFSTRQEGKGVPVLDEHGEAAQLIRKLSREDFGERGVRVAKDGRILRPAG
- a CDS encoding response regulator; this translates as MDTESYRILLVEDEPVIQELVSSMLGGEIRGRNVELRVVANGAEAVPAAKRMLPDLVLLDIVLPSLDGIAVCRLINADPALGHTRVCMLTARASARDHQDAEAAGADAYVEKPFKGMDLIELVENLLTGEAFR
- a CDS encoding BatD family protein yields the protein MRRLLTSLLSGVIVAGLLWPGLAEAKGASFSASVSRDKLEVGETLTLEVTLTVEDRNKISQITLPGHEGFERISSTKSSQMSFSFGSGGQSLQQTEVHTLVLRPTKTGALTITPGVLVYDGKTYNTRSLVVTVLKVGQGPKPPAQPPGGGASPFGPGFGGGGSGQPDPYDPFAGFNPFDMLRGGGVAAGDDDIVLRATVDKKKVLLGEQITFYVQVLTRFDIADFPTFNLPKLDGFWVEDLASPKRITPTVKYIKGVPYRSYLIRRKALFPVQTGKVTIDPVEVEIATGLGFLRSGRTVTRRSKPIEIEVLPLPTEGRPEGFPSMNVGEWSFDASASADRVPLGQTLTLRLRASGEGNLDSLVLPTLEEVDGFKVYEPTEKVTPKIQGTRFGGTKVSEVVLVPQRSGTLRIPRLSLAHFDPERGQYFVRRSDPIEIEVSAGAGGQAALAGGAAAGNGAPKGPTNLLDPEGLRTIRYSSDLRRVQPEPWHGPVFAWVLALPLGLFLAFLLGDRVRDHLQRRAGADPGRKAQGLARAKLKAARKLRKKGAWGEAFAETERALLDYVAEKSRIPARGMPRPELSSRLLELGFEPEAVDALCTVLERAETARYSPGEPTAEQVDSLLEKAAEVLAALADGPSGEVAR
- a CDS encoding RNA methyltransferase → MSFPAGSVTVVLHQTRSPVNVGSAARACANFGLTRILLADPSGFDLAHARRVAAGAAEVLEQAMVSPALEEAWGNFSRVVATTARVRHGDRSVGPTEAARYILEQQAAGERVALLFGNESSGLPGWAIRKAHLVSRIETHEAAPALNLAQAVLLHGWELARLRAEAEAPAPPPEASEAGTEPLDPRVLERIRTEARALLLEVDFLDPQSPDRILNELERVLLHGHPNQREGGMIVSLLRRLQYRIGAG
- a CDS encoding VWA domain-containing protein, with protein sequence MLDGWTFTLLGYKARLLHPEYGLLLAAVVFGGIALFLAAVGHAARVRRIIPTRLMPRVLPGYSPARRYLRLGSGLFSGVLISLALMQPQCGSGSELARKVGIDVVVALDVSRSMLARDVKPSRLDRARLELTDLIDHLDGDRFGLVIFAGTAFVQCPMTTDYAAAKLFLRAVDASQMPTQGTNLSAALGAAAQLLSSREGARGKVVILLTDGEDHSGRALEAAKTLAETGARIFTVGIGSPGGEPIPIVSKHGDIIGYKKDDAGNTILSRLDEEGLKALAEAGKGVYVAAGTAGAGIDQVIERMEEMEKTEFEARLTTRYEDQSAVFLVPAFLFLVLSMIIRPGSRPRPPVAARGGQAAKPAARGAKAAALLPFLLLASAPLLGGWRLLESEDPAVEAGNQAYARGDYDDAVKAYDDALGRLSRPEEGEARARVQFNKGTALAAKGEMDSARKELQAALAGADDGLKATDFYNLGTGLLTTGDPKGAADAFIRSLQIDPANAAARHNLELALRALKKEEQPPEKQDESSDQKEQQESEQSQDESDQQQEKEQAEQKEEQEGEGQEQQDEQDSQGEQQDESEGQSKEQEQDAEQEGQDDQSREQQEGEQGDQQQQEQQGEGEQQEKGQPEQGGGQEESARQQQQEEQQGESPRPDPEEQEGEPMEVKEAQAGEEGGDQKAPAKGAIASEEAERILDALSRGEKPLQMQLFRVGEYEEEEPLPGGKDW
- a CDS encoding tetratricopeptide repeat protein; translated protein: MTLRNRAALAAPLAAALLAVQPLAWAQGEAPAEAPGGGAAAATSPRTPAEAELLFRRANDTFLSGAPAEAARLYTLLVEAGFGSADVHYNLGTAALKAGDLGVAVLAFERALRADPGHEDARANLEAALERNVDEVVGADEGPPFFERLARRLPVAPIAWGFAGAWVLLFGGLLLRRLQRLRGLATTAAVLGGVASLLLGAALADLYWYRETVHRAVVTAPAVSVRKGPAPRFETAFEIHQGLVVRALEADGPYLRVQLANGLEGWVRRTDVEPIGRAGLHSP